Proteins found in one Abyssibius alkaniclasticus genomic segment:
- the argF gene encoding ornithine carbamoyltransferase gives MKHFLDIHQTAPDALAHIISEARRIKDARAGLPKGTKDAEQPLAGHMVALIFEKPSTRTRVSFDVGVRQMGGETMVLSGREMQLGHGETIADTARVLSRYVDLIMIRTFEEATLLEMAEHATVPVINGLTNRTHPCQIMADVMTYEEQRGSIRGKKVVWAGDGNNVCASWLHAAGQFGFDLTFTGPPTLDPEAEAVVFARNAGVRIAIERDPALAVAGADLVVTDTWVSMHDPESAKERRHNQLRPYQVNEALMAKASPEALFMHCLPAHRNDEVTSAVMDGPQSVIFDEAENRLHAQKAVMRWCLGA, from the coding sequence ATGAAGCATTTCCTCGATATCCACCAGACCGCACCGGATGCGCTTGCGCATATCATTTCTGAGGCGCGGCGCATCAAGGACGCGCGCGCCGGGCTGCCCAAGGGCACCAAGGATGCCGAACAGCCGCTGGCCGGGCATATGGTGGCGCTGATCTTCGAAAAGCCCTCGACCCGCACGCGGGTAAGCTTTGATGTCGGCGTGCGCCAGATGGGTGGCGAGACGATGGTGCTTTCGGGCCGTGAAATGCAGCTCGGCCACGGTGAAACCATTGCCGATACCGCGCGAGTTCTGAGCCGCTATGTCGATCTGATCATGATCAGGACATTCGAGGAAGCGACCCTGCTGGAAATGGCCGAACATGCCACGGTGCCGGTGATCAACGGGCTGACGAACCGCACGCATCCGTGCCAGATTATGGCCGATGTGATGACCTATGAAGAACAGCGCGGCAGCATCAGGGGCAAAAAGGTGGTCTGGGCGGGCGATGGCAACAATGTCTGCGCCTCGTGGCTGCACGCCGCCGGGCAGTTTGGTTTCGACCTGACATTTACCGGCCCGCCAACGCTGGACCCGGAGGCCGAGGCCGTGGTGTTTGCCCGCAATGCCGGGGTGCGGATTGCGATTGAGCGTGACCCGGCGCTGGCCGTTGCAGGGGCCGATCTGGTGGTGACCGATACCTGGGTGAGTATGCACGACCCGGAATCCGCCAAGGAGCGCCGCCATAACCAGTTGCGCCCCTATCAGGTGAATGAGGCCCTGATGGCCAAGGCCAGCCCGGAGGCCCTGTTCATGCATTGCCTGCCCGCGCATCGCAATGACGAGGTGACGAGCGCCGTGATGGACGGCCCACAATCGGTGATTTTCGACGAGGCGGAAAACCGGCTTCATGCGCAAAAGGCGGTGATGCGCTGGTGTTTGGGGGCCTAG